In Sorghum bicolor cultivar BTx623 chromosome 8, Sorghum_bicolor_NCBIv3, whole genome shotgun sequence, one genomic interval encodes:
- the LOC8084385 gene encoding DEAD-box ATP-dependent RNA helicase 9 codes for MYAALRRAAPLRRRAVSALAAALLQHQPAALGAAVAPRAPTLLPAAAWFHSSPAWLGFRETGAAGAAARAEFAAEEGSFYEEDKRAPATGGAAAEEGLEIAKLGISNKIVERLAKKGITKLFPIQRAVLEPAMQGRDMVGRAKTGTGKTLAFGIPILDAIIRHNEKYKPGKFPLAIVLAPTRELAKQVEREFLDSSPLETLCVYGGTPIMQQIRQLNYGVDVVIGTPGRVIDLLKRGALSLAEIRFVVLDEADQMLSVGFDQDVETILERVPPQRQTLMFSATMPTWIRKLTQKYLNSPVTVDLVGEDDQKLAEGISLLSVSSENRQKPAVLGELIKEHAKGGKCIVFTQTKRDADRLSHSMSRSFQCEALHGDISQSQRERTLGGFRDGRFNILIATDVAARGLDIPNVDLVIHYELPNSSEIFVHRSGRTGRAGKKGTAIVMYNYEQSRAVRVIERDVGCKFTELPKINVEGSVLLDAGFDSFGGGGGGYGGSNYGRSRGFGGRGGGGFGRSGGGGGFGNSGFGRSSGGFGDSGFDRSGGGGFGRSGGGGGFGDSGFGRSGGSGGFGDSGFGRSSGGGSGFGRSGGFGESGSGRFGGGFGSSGSGSFGGFGDKNSR; via the exons ATGTACGCCGCCCTCCGCCGCGCGGCGCCACTCAGGCGGCGCGCCGTGTCCGCACTCGCGGCCGCGCTGCTCCAGCACCAGCCGGCGGCGCTGGGCGCCGCTGTGGCACCACGCGCGCCGACGCTTCTCCCCGCGGCCGCGTGGTTCCACTCCTCGCCGGCGTGGCTCGGGTTCCGGGAGACGGGGGCCGCaggggcggcggcgcgcgcggagtTCGCGGCGGAGGAAGGGTCGTTCTACGAGGAGGATAAGAGGGCGCCGGCTACCGGGGGCGCCGCGGCGGAGGAGGGACTCGAGATTGCCAAGCTCGGGATCTCTAACAAGATCGTCGAAAGGCTCGCCAAAAAGGGCATCACCAAGCTGTTCCCCATCCAG AGAGCTGTCCTTGAGCCAGCAATGCAAGGACGGGACATGGTTGGTCGTGCCAAAACTGGGACTGGTAAAACTTTGGCCTTTGGAATCCCCATATTGGATGCAATTATCCGCCACAATGAGAAGTACAA GCCTGGTAAGTTCCCCTTGGCTATTGTTTTGGCGCCAACAAGAGAACTTGCAAAACAGGTTGAGAGGGAGTTCCTTGATTCCTCCCCATTGGAAACACTGTGTGTATACGGAGGGACTCCAATTATGCAGCAAATAAGGCAACTTAATTATGGTGTTGATGTGGTCATTGGAACACCTGGACGCGTGATTGATCTGCTGAAAAGAGGTGCTCTGAGTTTGGCAGAGATCCGATTTGTTGTTCTTGACGAAGCAGACCAGATGTTGTCTGTTGGGTTTGATCAAGATGTTGAGACAATTTTGGAGAGAGTGCCTCCGCAACGTCAAACATTGATGTTCTCTGCAACAATGCCAACATGGATACGGAAGCTCACACAGAAGTACCTTAACAGTCCTGTTACAGTAGACCTT GTTGGTGAGGACGACCAGAAGCTGGCTGAAGGAATTAGTCTGCTCTCTGTCTCTTCAGAGAACCGTCAAAAACCAGCTGTCCTTGGGGAATTGATTAAG GAACATGCAAAAGGTGGTAAATGCATTGTTTTTACACAAACAAAAAGGGATGCAGATAGATTGTCACACAGTATGAGTCGAAGTTTCCAATGTGAAGCTCTTCATGGGGATATCTCTCAATCCCAAAGAGAGAGAACACTGGGAGGATTTCGAGATGGGCGGTTTAATATATTGATTGCCACTGATGTTGCTGCTCGTGGATTGGACATTCCAAATGTAGATCTG GTGATACATTATGAATTGCCAAACTCGTCAGAGATATTCGTTCACAGATCTGGCCGAACTGGACGTGCTGGAAAGAAGGGCACTGCAATTGTGATGTACAACTATGAACAAAGTAGAGCTGTACGGGTCATTGAACGTGACGTTGGATGCAAGTTTACAGAG CTTCCAAAAATTAATGTCGAGGGGTCTGTCTTGCTGGACGCTGGATTTGACTCCTTCGGGGGTGGAGGTGGAGGGTATGGCGGTTCAAACTATGGGCGCTCACGGGGCTTTGGTGGACGTGGGGGTGGTGGTTTTGGCCgatcaggcggcggcggcggattcGGCAATTCTGGATTTGGCCGCTCAAGTGGTGGATTTGGTGACTCAGGATTTGACCGTTCTGGTGGTGGAGGGTTTGGCAGGTCaggtggaggtggtggattcGGTGACTCAGGATTTGGCCGCTCAGGTGGCAGTGGAGGATTCGGTGACTCAGGGTTTGGTCGTTCAAGTGGTGGTGGGTCTGGTTTTGGTCGTTCTGGTGGATTTGGTGAATCTGGTTCAGGCCGGTTTGGTGGTGGTTTTGGTAGTTCTGGCTCAGGTAGTTTCGGTGGCtttggtgacaagaactcacgATAG
- the LOC110429932 gene encoding patatin-like protein 3 gives MASPPPDVDLGKLSYEIFSLLESKFLFGGTPGVGSVPGTPGRAPGEDNRDRDRGRVRVLAIDGCGPGPGDALLAAAALARLEAALRARAGDPDARVADFFDAAAGAGAGGVLAAMLFLKGDDGRARYTAADALAFVAASLGRPGGGWGGGGSGAGAGAGVGERLRSRWAALFRRGERSSRSSSSAPLRRVFGDATLRDTVAPLLVPCYDLATAAPFLFSRADAVESDSFDFRLRDVCAATCAAGSAAVAVRSVDGRTAIAAASGGVAAMGNPTAAAITHVLHNKHEFPLAAGVDDLLVVSIGSGSSAGTAATATPSAGGWRTPIPPRSPSPAEMVRLTAEGVADMVDQAVAMAFGHTCGRNYVRIQAACSGKALRSLDAKKAVAAADGMLTQRNVEAELFRGRRLSEKSNREKLDAFAAELVKEQERRARSPGLLPTVVIKQSPATATATPRPSSATTASSATAATGRTTSTMPSPASQDSYQQ, from the exons ATGGCGTCGCCTCCGCCCGACGTGGACCTGGGCAAGCTCAGCTACGAGATCTTCTCCCTGCTCGAGAGCAAGTTCCTCTTCGGCGGCACGCCGGGCGTTGGCTCCGTGCCGGGCACGCCGGGGCGGGCACCCGGGGAGGACAACAGGGACAGGGACAGGGGCAGGGTGCGCGTGCTGGCGATCGACGGGTGCGGTCCAGGCCCCGGCGACGCGCTGCTAGCGGCGGCCGCGCTCGCGAGGCTGGAGGCGGCGCTGCGGGCGCGCGCGGGGGACCCGGACGCGCGCGTGGCCGACTTCTTCGACGCCGCGGCGGGGGCCGGAGCTGGGGGCGTGCTGGCCGCGATGCTGTTCCTCAAGGGCGACGACGGGCGGGCAAGGTACACGGCGGCGGACGCGCTCGCGTTCGTCGCCGCTAGCCTCGGGAGGCCCGGTGGCGGGTGGGGCGGTGGCGGGTCCGGTGCCGGCGCGGGGGCTGGGGTGGGTGAAAGGCTCCGGAGCAGGTGGGCCGCGCTGTTCCGGCGCGGGGAGAGGTCGTCGAGGTCGTCCTCGTCCGCGCCGCTGCGCCGGGTGTTCGGGGACGCCACGCTCAGGGACACCGTGGCGCCGCTGCTGGTCCCCTGCTACGACCTCGCCACGGCGGCGCCGTTCCTCTTCTCCCGCGCCGACGCCGTCGAGAGCGACAGCTTCGACTTCCGCCTCCGCGACGTGTGCGCGGCGACCTGTGCGGCTGGGAGCGCCGCGGTCGCCGTAAGGTCCGTGGACGGGCGCACCGCCATCGCCGCCGCGTCCGGGGGCGTCGCCGCCATGGGTAACCCCACTGCGGCCGCCATCACGCACGTGCTCCATAACAAGCACGAGTTCCCGCTCGCCGCCGGCGTCGACGACCTCCTCGTCGTCTCCATCGGCTCCGGATCCTCCGCCggcaccgccgccaccgccacccctTCCGCTGGCGGCTGGCGGACGCCCATCCCGCCGCGCTCGCCGTCGCCCGCCGAGATGGTCCGCCTCACCGCCGAAGGCGTCGCCGACATG GTCGACCAAGCAGTGGCCATGGCGTTCGGGCACACGTGCGGGCGCAACTACGTTCGCATCCAG GCGGCGTGCTCGGGGAAGGCGCTGAGGTCGCTGGACGCGAAgaaggcggtggcggcggcggacggGATGCTGACGCAGCGGAACGTGGAGGCGGAGCTGTTCCGTGGGCGTCGGCTGTCGGAGAAGTCGAACCGGGAGAAGCTGGACGCGTTCGCGGCGGAGCTGGTGAAGGAGCAGGAGCGGCGGGCGCGGAGCCCCGGCCTGCTGCCCACCGTGGTGATCAAGCAGTCgccggccacggccacggccacgccGCGGCCGTCGtccgccaccaccgcctcctccgccaCCGCTGCCACCGGCCGGACCACCTCCACCATGCCGTCACCGGCGTCGCAGGACTCCTACCAGCAGTAG